In the genome of Raphanus sativus cultivar WK10039 chromosome 4, ASM80110v3, whole genome shotgun sequence, one region contains:
- the LOC108861738 gene encoding uncharacterized protein LOC108861738 isoform X1, with the protein MTTAEGEYSKAKTSVWWDIENCEVPKGWDAHAIAQNVSSALLNMNYGGPVSISAYGDTNLIPHAVQQALSSTGVGLNHVPAGVKDASDKKILVDMLLWAVDNPAPANFMLISGDRDFSNALHQLSMRRYTILLAQPPRASAPLVAAAKNVWLWPSLASGGPPLTSAESSRLVNNARSLVPNYEALKAASVTEPQSTKPTGSTSVAAGDIKDQNHVAKVVPQDKSRVVGTSESVTSSDKMHTSQAAFVPSQKTQASVKAKPVQEAKLLEPVLCSVCQISCANKDAYVKHTYGKKHRNKLELQCEPNGDYHCRLCNVTCQRQVVFDSHLRGQKHAAMLMSQSEGLVDSQKLQEKVVREKSQPREPVAVTEPKPNANYACSLCNVVCNSQIVFDSHLRGQKHASMLSQSKEVIASKKLQEKGVEPKAVHVCHLCNVTCQSPIVFDSHLRGQKHAAMLSQSEALIDSKKLQEKGVGEKDQLIEAIGESQLHSQMAQESIKCLEKHVAMVNQSEEQALINSWKLDEKVVQEKVEPIETILEPHSQFQNPQENTMFLEKPNREVREACGTTKSSVIEKNSSTKDWVETSFFGDLLCDSKAPEESRTCHRECFVNLSGGATEQEKKVMVPQSTVQPGFVASDGAKSSVSTKHITKETNVRPVLCHVCQISCESKVAFANHIFGKIHQQKLESMSEREASLKKENAERLKKILMKDNAAFYSQNHDAGEAAKREEAKVQADNFWTRLWGKMS; encoded by the exons ATGACGACGGCGGAGGGAGAGTACTCAAAGGCCAAAACATCGGTATGGTGGGACATAGAGAACTGTGAGGTGCCTAAAGGATGGGATGCACATGCGATTGCTCAGAACGTTAGTTCTGCTTTGTTGAATATGAACTACGGTGGTCCTGTCTCGATCTCCGCGTACGGAGACACTAATCTGATCCCTCACGCTGTTCAGCAAGCGCTCTCTTCTACTGGCGTTGGCCTTAACCACGTCCCTGCAG GAGTGAAAGATGCGAGCGATAAGAAGATACTAGTTGATATGTTACTGTGGGCTGTTGACAACCCTGCACCGGCCAACTTCATGCTCATCTCCGGTGATAGGGACTTCTCCAATGCTCTTCACCAGCTGAGTATGAGGAGGTACACCATTCTCCTAGCTCAGCCTCCACGTGCTTCGGCTCCACTCGTTGCTGCTGCCAAAAACGTGTGGCTCTGGCCTAGCCTTGCGTCTGGTGGTCCTCCTCTCACCAGTGCTGAATCCTCTCGACTTGTCAACAACGCACGCAGTCTTGTCCCCAATTACGAAGCGTTGAAAGCAGCTTCAGTAACGGAACCTCAGTCCACCAAACCAACTGGCTCAACGTCTGTTGCCGCTGGAGATATTAAGGATCAGAACCATGTTGCGAAAGTAGTACCTCAGGATAAAAGCAGAGTAGTAGGCACAAGTGAATCTGTTACTTCTTCTGATAAAATGCATACATCTCAG GCTGCGTTTGTACCCAGTCAAAAAACTCAGGCCAGCGTTAAAGCCAAACCAGTACAGGAAGCAAAGCTTTTGGAACCTGTGTTGTGCAGTGTCTGCCAGATCAGCTGCGCCAATAAGGATGCATATGTAAAGCATACCTATGGTAAAAAGCACCGAAACAAGTTGGAGCTGCAATGTGAACCAAATGGTGACTATCATTGTCGATTGTGCAATGTGACATGTCAGAGACAAGTGGTATTTGATTCTCATCTGAGAGGTCAGAAGCATGCTGCCATGCTGATGAGTCAATCAGAG GGGCTCGTTGATTCTCAGAAGCTTCAAGAGAAAGTTGTCAGAGAAAAGAGTCAACCAAGAGAACCAGTTGCAGTTACAGAGCCTAAACCAAATGCTAACTATGCTTGTAGTTTATGCAATGTGGTGTGCAACAGTCAAATTGTTTTTGATTCTCATCTAAGGGGACAGAAGCACGCTTCCATGCTGAGTCAGTCAAAG GAAGTTATTGCTTCTAAGAAGCTTCAAGAGAAAGGTGTTGAACCAAAGGCTGTCCACGTTTGTCATTTGTGCAATGTGACATGCCAGAGTCCAATTGTGTTTGATTCTCATCTAAGAGGTCAGAAGCATGCTGCAATGCTGAGTCAGTCAGAG GCACTCATAGATTCTAAGAAGCTTCAAGAGAAAGGTGTGGGAGAAAAGGATCAACTAATTGAAGCAATTGGAGAGTCTCAGCTGCATTCTCAAATGGCTCAAGAGAGTATCAAGTGCTTAGAGAAGCATGTTGCCATGGTGAATCAATCTGAG GAGCAGGCACTCATTAATTCTTGGAAGCTTGATGAGAAAGTTGTCCAAGAAAAGGTTGAGCCAATAGAAACTATTCTAGAACCTCACTCGCAGTTTCAAAACCCTCAAGAGAACACCATGTTCCTTGAGAAGCCAAACAGAGAGGTCAGAGAGGCATGTGGCACCACAAAAAGCAGTgtaatagaaaaaaattcaaGTACCAAAGACTGGGTTGAGACTTCTTTCTTCGGTGACCTCTTATGTGATTCTAAAGCACCAGAAGAATCAAG AACTTGTCACAGAGAATGTTTTGTAAACCTGTCTGGAGGAGCAACTGAGCAGGAAAAGAAGGTGATGGTACCCCAATCAACAGTG CAGCCTGGTTTTGTAGCCAGTGATGGTGCTAAGTCCAGCGTTTCAACCAAACATATAACGAAGGAAACAAATGTTCGGCCTGTCTTGTGCCATGTCTGCCAGATCAGCTGCGAGAGCAAGGTTGCATTTGCAAATCACATCTTTGGGAAAATACACCAGCAGAAGTTGGAGAGCATGTCTGAGAGAGAAGCCAGCCTTAAGAAGGAGAATGCAGAAAGATTGAAGAAGATATTGATGAAAGACAATGCCGCCTTTTATTCTCAGAACCATGATGCCGGAGAGGCTGCCAAGAGGGAAGAGGCTAAGGTCCAAGCTGATAACTTCTGGACCAGACTTTGGGGGAAAATGAGTTAA
- the LOC108861738 gene encoding uncharacterized protein LOC108861738 isoform X2 — translation MTTAEGEYSKAKTSVWWDIENCEVPKGWDAHAIAQNVSSALLNMNYGGPVSISAYGDTNLIPHAVQQALSSTGVGLNHVPAGVKDASDKKILVDMLLWAVDNPAPANFMLISGDRDFSNALHQLSMRRYTILLAQPPRASAPLVAAAKNVWLWPSLASGGPPLTSAESSRLVNNARSLVPNYEALKAASVTEPQSTKPTGSTSVAAGDIKDQNHVAKVVPQDKSRVVGTSESVTSSDKMHTSQAAFVPSQKTQASVKAKPVQEAKLLEPVLCSVCQISCANKDAYVKHTYGKKHRNKLELQCEPNGDYHCRLCNVTCQRQVVFDSHLRGQKHAAMLMSQSEGLVDSQKLQEKVVREKSQPREPVAVTEPKPNANYACSLCNVVCNSQIVFDSHLRGQKHASMLSQSKEVIASKKLQEKGVEPKAVHVCHLCNVTCQSPIVFDSHLRGQKHAAMLSQSEALIDSKKLQEKGVGEKDQLIEAIGESQLHSQMAQESIKCLEKHVAMVNQSEEQALINSWKLDEKVVQEKVEPIETILEPHSQFQNPQENTMFLEKPNREVREACGTTKSSVIEKNSSTKDWVETSFFGDLLCDSKAPEESRTCHRECFVNLSGGATEQEKKVMVPQSTVPGFVASDGAKSSVSTKHITKETNVRPVLCHVCQISCESKVAFANHIFGKIHQQKLESMSEREASLKKENAERLKKILMKDNAAFYSQNHDAGEAAKREEAKVQADNFWTRLWGKMS, via the exons ATGACGACGGCGGAGGGAGAGTACTCAAAGGCCAAAACATCGGTATGGTGGGACATAGAGAACTGTGAGGTGCCTAAAGGATGGGATGCACATGCGATTGCTCAGAACGTTAGTTCTGCTTTGTTGAATATGAACTACGGTGGTCCTGTCTCGATCTCCGCGTACGGAGACACTAATCTGATCCCTCACGCTGTTCAGCAAGCGCTCTCTTCTACTGGCGTTGGCCTTAACCACGTCCCTGCAG GAGTGAAAGATGCGAGCGATAAGAAGATACTAGTTGATATGTTACTGTGGGCTGTTGACAACCCTGCACCGGCCAACTTCATGCTCATCTCCGGTGATAGGGACTTCTCCAATGCTCTTCACCAGCTGAGTATGAGGAGGTACACCATTCTCCTAGCTCAGCCTCCACGTGCTTCGGCTCCACTCGTTGCTGCTGCCAAAAACGTGTGGCTCTGGCCTAGCCTTGCGTCTGGTGGTCCTCCTCTCACCAGTGCTGAATCCTCTCGACTTGTCAACAACGCACGCAGTCTTGTCCCCAATTACGAAGCGTTGAAAGCAGCTTCAGTAACGGAACCTCAGTCCACCAAACCAACTGGCTCAACGTCTGTTGCCGCTGGAGATATTAAGGATCAGAACCATGTTGCGAAAGTAGTACCTCAGGATAAAAGCAGAGTAGTAGGCACAAGTGAATCTGTTACTTCTTCTGATAAAATGCATACATCTCAG GCTGCGTTTGTACCCAGTCAAAAAACTCAGGCCAGCGTTAAAGCCAAACCAGTACAGGAAGCAAAGCTTTTGGAACCTGTGTTGTGCAGTGTCTGCCAGATCAGCTGCGCCAATAAGGATGCATATGTAAAGCATACCTATGGTAAAAAGCACCGAAACAAGTTGGAGCTGCAATGTGAACCAAATGGTGACTATCATTGTCGATTGTGCAATGTGACATGTCAGAGACAAGTGGTATTTGATTCTCATCTGAGAGGTCAGAAGCATGCTGCCATGCTGATGAGTCAATCAGAG GGGCTCGTTGATTCTCAGAAGCTTCAAGAGAAAGTTGTCAGAGAAAAGAGTCAACCAAGAGAACCAGTTGCAGTTACAGAGCCTAAACCAAATGCTAACTATGCTTGTAGTTTATGCAATGTGGTGTGCAACAGTCAAATTGTTTTTGATTCTCATCTAAGGGGACAGAAGCACGCTTCCATGCTGAGTCAGTCAAAG GAAGTTATTGCTTCTAAGAAGCTTCAAGAGAAAGGTGTTGAACCAAAGGCTGTCCACGTTTGTCATTTGTGCAATGTGACATGCCAGAGTCCAATTGTGTTTGATTCTCATCTAAGAGGTCAGAAGCATGCTGCAATGCTGAGTCAGTCAGAG GCACTCATAGATTCTAAGAAGCTTCAAGAGAAAGGTGTGGGAGAAAAGGATCAACTAATTGAAGCAATTGGAGAGTCTCAGCTGCATTCTCAAATGGCTCAAGAGAGTATCAAGTGCTTAGAGAAGCATGTTGCCATGGTGAATCAATCTGAG GAGCAGGCACTCATTAATTCTTGGAAGCTTGATGAGAAAGTTGTCCAAGAAAAGGTTGAGCCAATAGAAACTATTCTAGAACCTCACTCGCAGTTTCAAAACCCTCAAGAGAACACCATGTTCCTTGAGAAGCCAAACAGAGAGGTCAGAGAGGCATGTGGCACCACAAAAAGCAGTgtaatagaaaaaaattcaaGTACCAAAGACTGGGTTGAGACTTCTTTCTTCGGTGACCTCTTATGTGATTCTAAAGCACCAGAAGAATCAAG AACTTGTCACAGAGAATGTTTTGTAAACCTGTCTGGAGGAGCAACTGAGCAGGAAAAGAAGGTGATGGTACCCCAATCAACAGTG CCTGGTTTTGTAGCCAGTGATGGTGCTAAGTCCAGCGTTTCAACCAAACATATAACGAAGGAAACAAATGTTCGGCCTGTCTTGTGCCATGTCTGCCAGATCAGCTGCGAGAGCAAGGTTGCATTTGCAAATCACATCTTTGGGAAAATACACCAGCAGAAGTTGGAGAGCATGTCTGAGAGAGAAGCCAGCCTTAAGAAGGAGAATGCAGAAAGATTGAAGAAGATATTGATGAAAGACAATGCCGCCTTTTATTCTCAGAACCATGATGCCGGAGAGGCTGCCAAGAGGGAAGAGGCTAAGGTCCAAGCTGATAACTTCTGGACCAGACTTTGGGGGAAAATGAGTTAA
- the LOC108861738 gene encoding uncharacterized protein LOC108861738 isoform X6, giving the protein MTTAEGEYSKAKTSVWWDIENCEVPKGWDAHAIAQNVSSALLNMNYGGPVSISAYGDTNLIPHAVQQALSSTGVGLNHVPAGVKDASDKKILVDMLLWAVDNPAPANFMLISGDRDFSNALHQLSMRRYTILLAQPPRASAPLVAAAKNVWLWPSLASGGPPLTSAESSRLVNNARSLVPNYEALKAASVTEPQSTKPTGSTSVAAGDIKDQNHVAKVVPQDKSRVVGTSESVTSSDKMHTSQAAFVPSQKTQASVKAKPVQEAKLLEPVLCSVCQISCANKDAYVKHTYGKKHRNKLELQCEPNGDYHCRLCNVTCQRQVVFDSHLRGQKHAAMLMSQSEGLVDSQKLQEKVVREKSQPREPVAVTEPKPNANYACSLCNVVCNSQIVFDSHLRGQKHASMLSQSKEVIASKKLQEKGVEPKAVHVCHLCNVTCQSPIVFDSHLRGQKHAAMLSQSEALIDSKKLQEKGVGEKDQLIEAIGESQLHSQMAQESIKCLEKHVAMVNQSEEQALINSWKLDEKVVQEKVEPIETILEPHSQFQNPQENTMFLEKPNREVREACGTTKSSVIEKNSSTKDWVETSFFGDLLCDSKAPEESRTCHRECFVNLSGGATEQEKKQPGFVASDGAKSSVSTKHITKETNVRPVLCHVCQISCESKVAFANHIFGKIHQQKLESMSEREASLKKENAERLKKILMKDNAAFYSQNHDAGEAAKREEAKVQADNFWTRLWGKMS; this is encoded by the exons ATGACGACGGCGGAGGGAGAGTACTCAAAGGCCAAAACATCGGTATGGTGGGACATAGAGAACTGTGAGGTGCCTAAAGGATGGGATGCACATGCGATTGCTCAGAACGTTAGTTCTGCTTTGTTGAATATGAACTACGGTGGTCCTGTCTCGATCTCCGCGTACGGAGACACTAATCTGATCCCTCACGCTGTTCAGCAAGCGCTCTCTTCTACTGGCGTTGGCCTTAACCACGTCCCTGCAG GAGTGAAAGATGCGAGCGATAAGAAGATACTAGTTGATATGTTACTGTGGGCTGTTGACAACCCTGCACCGGCCAACTTCATGCTCATCTCCGGTGATAGGGACTTCTCCAATGCTCTTCACCAGCTGAGTATGAGGAGGTACACCATTCTCCTAGCTCAGCCTCCACGTGCTTCGGCTCCACTCGTTGCTGCTGCCAAAAACGTGTGGCTCTGGCCTAGCCTTGCGTCTGGTGGTCCTCCTCTCACCAGTGCTGAATCCTCTCGACTTGTCAACAACGCACGCAGTCTTGTCCCCAATTACGAAGCGTTGAAAGCAGCTTCAGTAACGGAACCTCAGTCCACCAAACCAACTGGCTCAACGTCTGTTGCCGCTGGAGATATTAAGGATCAGAACCATGTTGCGAAAGTAGTACCTCAGGATAAAAGCAGAGTAGTAGGCACAAGTGAATCTGTTACTTCTTCTGATAAAATGCATACATCTCAG GCTGCGTTTGTACCCAGTCAAAAAACTCAGGCCAGCGTTAAAGCCAAACCAGTACAGGAAGCAAAGCTTTTGGAACCTGTGTTGTGCAGTGTCTGCCAGATCAGCTGCGCCAATAAGGATGCATATGTAAAGCATACCTATGGTAAAAAGCACCGAAACAAGTTGGAGCTGCAATGTGAACCAAATGGTGACTATCATTGTCGATTGTGCAATGTGACATGTCAGAGACAAGTGGTATTTGATTCTCATCTGAGAGGTCAGAAGCATGCTGCCATGCTGATGAGTCAATCAGAG GGGCTCGTTGATTCTCAGAAGCTTCAAGAGAAAGTTGTCAGAGAAAAGAGTCAACCAAGAGAACCAGTTGCAGTTACAGAGCCTAAACCAAATGCTAACTATGCTTGTAGTTTATGCAATGTGGTGTGCAACAGTCAAATTGTTTTTGATTCTCATCTAAGGGGACAGAAGCACGCTTCCATGCTGAGTCAGTCAAAG GAAGTTATTGCTTCTAAGAAGCTTCAAGAGAAAGGTGTTGAACCAAAGGCTGTCCACGTTTGTCATTTGTGCAATGTGACATGCCAGAGTCCAATTGTGTTTGATTCTCATCTAAGAGGTCAGAAGCATGCTGCAATGCTGAGTCAGTCAGAG GCACTCATAGATTCTAAGAAGCTTCAAGAGAAAGGTGTGGGAGAAAAGGATCAACTAATTGAAGCAATTGGAGAGTCTCAGCTGCATTCTCAAATGGCTCAAGAGAGTATCAAGTGCTTAGAGAAGCATGTTGCCATGGTGAATCAATCTGAG GAGCAGGCACTCATTAATTCTTGGAAGCTTGATGAGAAAGTTGTCCAAGAAAAGGTTGAGCCAATAGAAACTATTCTAGAACCTCACTCGCAGTTTCAAAACCCTCAAGAGAACACCATGTTCCTTGAGAAGCCAAACAGAGAGGTCAGAGAGGCATGTGGCACCACAAAAAGCAGTgtaatagaaaaaaattcaaGTACCAAAGACTGGGTTGAGACTTCTTTCTTCGGTGACCTCTTATGTGATTCTAAAGCACCAGAAGAATCAAG AACTTGTCACAGAGAATGTTTTGTAAACCTGTCTGGAGGAGCAACTGAGCAGGAAAAGAAG CAGCCTGGTTTTGTAGCCAGTGATGGTGCTAAGTCCAGCGTTTCAACCAAACATATAACGAAGGAAACAAATGTTCGGCCTGTCTTGTGCCATGTCTGCCAGATCAGCTGCGAGAGCAAGGTTGCATTTGCAAATCACATCTTTGGGAAAATACACCAGCAGAAGTTGGAGAGCATGTCTGAGAGAGAAGCCAGCCTTAAGAAGGAGAATGCAGAAAGATTGAAGAAGATATTGATGAAAGACAATGCCGCCTTTTATTCTCAGAACCATGATGCCGGAGAGGCTGCCAAGAGGGAAGAGGCTAAGGTCCAAGCTGATAACTTCTGGACCAGACTTTGGGGGAAAATGAGTTAA
- the LOC108861738 gene encoding uncharacterized protein LOC108861738 isoform X3 — MTTAEGEYSKAKTSVWWDIENCEVPKGWDAHAIAQNVSSALLNMNYGGPVSISAYGDTNLIPHAVQQALSSTGVGLNHVPAGVKDASDKKILVDMLLWAVDNPAPANFMLISGDRDFSNALHQLSMRRYTILLAQPPRASAPLVAAAKNVWLWPSLASGGPPLTSAESSRLVNNARSLVPNYEALKAASVTEPQSTKPTGSTSVAAGDIKDQNHVAKVVPQDKSRVVGTSESVTSSDKMHTSQAAFVPSQKTQASVKAKPVQEAKLLEPVLCSVCQISCANKDAYVKHTYGKKHRNKLELQCEPNGDYHCRLCNVTCQRQVVFDSHLRGQKHAAMLMSQSEGLVDSQKLQEKVVREKSQPREPVAVTEPKPNANYACSLCNVVCNSQIVFDSHLRGQKHASMLSQSKEVIASKKLQEKGVEPKAVHVCHLCNVTCQSPIVFDSHLRGQKHAAMLSQSEALIDSKKLQEKGVGEKDQLIEAIGESQLHSQMAQESIKCLEKHVAMVNQSEALINSWKLDEKVVQEKVEPIETILEPHSQFQNPQENTMFLEKPNREVREACGTTKSSVIEKNSSTKDWVETSFFGDLLCDSKAPEESRTCHRECFVNLSGGATEQEKKVMVPQSTVQPGFVASDGAKSSVSTKHITKETNVRPVLCHVCQISCESKVAFANHIFGKIHQQKLESMSEREASLKKENAERLKKILMKDNAAFYSQNHDAGEAAKREEAKVQADNFWTRLWGKMS; from the exons ATGACGACGGCGGAGGGAGAGTACTCAAAGGCCAAAACATCGGTATGGTGGGACATAGAGAACTGTGAGGTGCCTAAAGGATGGGATGCACATGCGATTGCTCAGAACGTTAGTTCTGCTTTGTTGAATATGAACTACGGTGGTCCTGTCTCGATCTCCGCGTACGGAGACACTAATCTGATCCCTCACGCTGTTCAGCAAGCGCTCTCTTCTACTGGCGTTGGCCTTAACCACGTCCCTGCAG GAGTGAAAGATGCGAGCGATAAGAAGATACTAGTTGATATGTTACTGTGGGCTGTTGACAACCCTGCACCGGCCAACTTCATGCTCATCTCCGGTGATAGGGACTTCTCCAATGCTCTTCACCAGCTGAGTATGAGGAGGTACACCATTCTCCTAGCTCAGCCTCCACGTGCTTCGGCTCCACTCGTTGCTGCTGCCAAAAACGTGTGGCTCTGGCCTAGCCTTGCGTCTGGTGGTCCTCCTCTCACCAGTGCTGAATCCTCTCGACTTGTCAACAACGCACGCAGTCTTGTCCCCAATTACGAAGCGTTGAAAGCAGCTTCAGTAACGGAACCTCAGTCCACCAAACCAACTGGCTCAACGTCTGTTGCCGCTGGAGATATTAAGGATCAGAACCATGTTGCGAAAGTAGTACCTCAGGATAAAAGCAGAGTAGTAGGCACAAGTGAATCTGTTACTTCTTCTGATAAAATGCATACATCTCAG GCTGCGTTTGTACCCAGTCAAAAAACTCAGGCCAGCGTTAAAGCCAAACCAGTACAGGAAGCAAAGCTTTTGGAACCTGTGTTGTGCAGTGTCTGCCAGATCAGCTGCGCCAATAAGGATGCATATGTAAAGCATACCTATGGTAAAAAGCACCGAAACAAGTTGGAGCTGCAATGTGAACCAAATGGTGACTATCATTGTCGATTGTGCAATGTGACATGTCAGAGACAAGTGGTATTTGATTCTCATCTGAGAGGTCAGAAGCATGCTGCCATGCTGATGAGTCAATCAGAG GGGCTCGTTGATTCTCAGAAGCTTCAAGAGAAAGTTGTCAGAGAAAAGAGTCAACCAAGAGAACCAGTTGCAGTTACAGAGCCTAAACCAAATGCTAACTATGCTTGTAGTTTATGCAATGTGGTGTGCAACAGTCAAATTGTTTTTGATTCTCATCTAAGGGGACAGAAGCACGCTTCCATGCTGAGTCAGTCAAAG GAAGTTATTGCTTCTAAGAAGCTTCAAGAGAAAGGTGTTGAACCAAAGGCTGTCCACGTTTGTCATTTGTGCAATGTGACATGCCAGAGTCCAATTGTGTTTGATTCTCATCTAAGAGGTCAGAAGCATGCTGCAATGCTGAGTCAGTCAGAG GCACTCATAGATTCTAAGAAGCTTCAAGAGAAAGGTGTGGGAGAAAAGGATCAACTAATTGAAGCAATTGGAGAGTCTCAGCTGCATTCTCAAATGGCTCAAGAGAGTATCAAGTGCTTAGAGAAGCATGTTGCCATGGTGAATCAATCTGAG GCACTCATTAATTCTTGGAAGCTTGATGAGAAAGTTGTCCAAGAAAAGGTTGAGCCAATAGAAACTATTCTAGAACCTCACTCGCAGTTTCAAAACCCTCAAGAGAACACCATGTTCCTTGAGAAGCCAAACAGAGAGGTCAGAGAGGCATGTGGCACCACAAAAAGCAGTgtaatagaaaaaaattcaaGTACCAAAGACTGGGTTGAGACTTCTTTCTTCGGTGACCTCTTATGTGATTCTAAAGCACCAGAAGAATCAAG AACTTGTCACAGAGAATGTTTTGTAAACCTGTCTGGAGGAGCAACTGAGCAGGAAAAGAAGGTGATGGTACCCCAATCAACAGTG CAGCCTGGTTTTGTAGCCAGTGATGGTGCTAAGTCCAGCGTTTCAACCAAACATATAACGAAGGAAACAAATGTTCGGCCTGTCTTGTGCCATGTCTGCCAGATCAGCTGCGAGAGCAAGGTTGCATTTGCAAATCACATCTTTGGGAAAATACACCAGCAGAAGTTGGAGAGCATGTCTGAGAGAGAAGCCAGCCTTAAGAAGGAGAATGCAGAAAGATTGAAGAAGATATTGATGAAAGACAATGCCGCCTTTTATTCTCAGAACCATGATGCCGGAGAGGCTGCCAAGAGGGAAGAGGCTAAGGTCCAAGCTGATAACTTCTGGACCAGACTTTGGGGGAAAATGAGTTAA